A window of Chrysoperla carnea chromosome 3, inChrCarn1.1, whole genome shotgun sequence genomic DNA:
ATCCAGCGCCAGGAGAAGAAGTTGTAATTTGTGGTATTTCGGGTTTATTTCCAAAAAGTGACAACATTATTGAATTAAAGCACAATTTATATAATGGTATTGACTTGATATCAGAAGATAACTCAGCCACAAATCCTgatataccaaaatatttggGTCGAGTGAATCCAAATATTCTCAGCGAGTTtgataataagttttttaatataccaGATGAACAAATTCGTTCATTGGATCCAATGACTCGCATACATTTAGAGAAAACATATGAGGCCATAATTGATGCAGGACTGAATCCCGACGATTTACGTGGAACAAAAACTGGGGTCTACACAGCGTCATCAACGTGCGAAGGTGACAGTGATTGGATTTTTACACCAGCAAATGTTGATGGCTACGGTGTGATTGGAAATAGTAGAGCAATGTTAGCTAACCACGTAAGTCTATGGTTAGATTTACATGGTCCATCGTATAATTTGGATACAGCATGTTCAAGTTACTTATATGCTGTTGAGCACGGGTATAGAGATTTGAGAGCTGGTATTGTGGATTGTGCGCTTGTTGGAACCGGAAATTTATGTTTGTCTGAATTGACAACTTTACAATTTGCACGTTTGGGTTTATTATCAAAAGAAGGAGCTTGTCGAACTTTTGATGAAAAAGCAAATGGCTATGCAAGATCTGAAACAATTGGATGCATGGTGTTAATGCGTGCTAAAGATGCTAAACGTATCTACTCGTATATTGTGCACTCAAAGACTAATTGTGATGGATATAAACCTCAAGGTATTACGTTTCCATCTACAGAAGGTCAACACAAATTATTGAGTGAATTCTATAacgaaattacaattttaccGAAAGATATTAATTACGTTGAATGTCACGGCACTGGTACTAAAGTCGGAGACGTAGAGGAATGTATTTCagttgagaaaatattttgtaaagatCGTAAAACACCGTTAAAAATTGGTTCGGTGAAATCTAATCTTGGACATTCCGAACCATCCTCTGGATTATGTGCAATTGCAAAATGTATTTTGTCCATGGAGTCTGGTTTGATTCCACCAAATTTGCATTATAATAAACCACGGAAGGAAATTCGAggattaatcgaaaaaaaatttgaagttgttGACAAAATTACACCATTGGATGGTGATTACATGGCTCTAAGTGGATTTGGATTTGGTGGAGCTAATGCACATCTGTTgttaaaacgttttaaaaaattgaaaaaaaattatgggtaCCCCTCAGATGACCTACCACGACTTGTTTGTGTATCTGGCAGGTAAGTCAATtaacagaaatttgaaaattctttattgatTCTGAGAAttataatttcttcaaattattaattctcCTCAGTTGTAGGTAATCGGAGAAAAATTGAAACGGGTTTATtacttcattattattattatcgctTCTTTGAACTATTCTTAAATTATgcgttagtttaaaattaatttcattatcgGTTCAAATTAATCTGGTAATCTTTGAAAGAAGGAATTATAGATCTTAAGTTTGTCTTCTGCAGAATTAGAATATCTCCTTTTCCATTTATTTAACCTATAGCCATATTTTGTCAGTACGTTTTCTTTTATCAGTTGGATAGATGACTGATATCGAATTTTCCacatataaatgtaaaactagacttgatacaaTAGCAAACGAACAACCGAAAAAGTAATAcgcatacaaaaataaatgccCGTCTCATTCTTGCAAAACAGTTGTATAATGAGGTTtagaattttcgaaattatatatgaaactatatatatatatatatatatatatatatatatatttatttatttatttatttatttatttatttatttattatatatcggtattcttaaaaagacacaaattttatcactaatagaagaccgttttaaatgtctccacacaaataccaatttgaatgtcccggtaatgtttgttatttcattaactacgatatacaccaatagatgtcaggaagagttataatttgcattgccggtttcagtttttcatgaaaagacggataaaacgacgttttttaaaaatgaaaccttgctagatcgactttttgccccaaaaaaaccctgcatactcattttcatgaaaatcgttggagccatttccaagatcgttgatatatatatatatatataaatatatatacaagaattgctcgtttaaatatataagatatatatatacatatatacaatttcgaaaaattaattactgtggtatttcaacaattaactcagtcaattgtttgttttcacttgttttgataaCTAAATTTTCATAAGATCTCTtatcaattctgaaaaagtcttctaAGAGAACTCAGAATAGgtattttttctgaatttcaaactaattattttgaatactaAAATAGGTTTATTTTCACAAGGGAACTGTTTCAATTTTTAGAACTCAAGATGCAGTGAATACAATCATCCATGATTGACAAAAGCGTTCTGTAGATGTGGAACACGTTCGATTATATCATGAAGTTTATCggaagaatattaaaaatcatgatTATCGTGGGTatgtgcttttaaaaaaaagtgaccCACGTAATGTAGGTCatgcaacaaaatttattaaaaatttgacgaCACCAGCCATTTGCTATGTTTTCACTGGAGTAGGAAGTCAATGGGCTGGCATGGGCATAACATTAATGCAAATACCAAAATTCGCGGCAACAATGcataaattgaacaaatatctAGATCCACTTTGTGTAGATATTGTGAAGATTATTACTGATACAAAtccaaaagtttttgataatccATTGTATGCAATACTTGGAACTACAGCGATCCAAATTGGTTTAGTTGATGTATTGAATGCAATTGGCATCAAAGCGGATCATATGATTGGTTATTCCACTGGAGAATTCGCATGTGCCTATTCTGATAATTGTTTAACTGCTGAGCAAACAATTTTGGCTGCATATTATCGTGGATTAACATTGTTTGATTCCAAAATGATTGGGAAGTCGATGGCTGTGACTGATCTTAATTCAAATGAGgtaattttctattcaatttttattttatttttaaaattttctttttcaaaattcaaataaggtaatttttcgtttttttaaattgtagttaTTAAATGACTATACAACAGAAACCAATAGTGATGAGCATATCAATAAAAGAAACAGCATGGGAATTTCTGGTTTAGTAGGTATGCTAAAAGAAACTGCTtcgaaaatttatgtaaaatgcatagaaaataatgaagaagagccattttgtcaaaatactattgatattaataatgcAAAAGTAAACATTTGTGGctgtattttttactttcacaATCAAAAGGACGaacgaattttataaaatttgatatgggGATTAGTTCAGCAAAAAAGGGaggggttcaaacttttgttcatcatgttaagtcataaagtcaataaaagcAAGAAACTCTTTTTTCGAATAAgagaacatttattattaaatatttattaaaacaaaatgtgatatttagtcactatttttcaataaattcatctTGTAAGGTACAGaaataaacttttccaaaactcagTGCTCATCGACCTCTACACCGCGATGTATATTCAGTGAGGCTAAGGgatcattcattaattacgtaagcattttGGGGGGAAGAGAAATACTCTGGTTACTCTTCAGAGTTAATAAGTAAGTCAGAAAAACTCTAAATAATATACTGAAAAATTTCTTCCGAAAGAGTCTCAATCTATTACCATTTTctgtcattaaatgattgattaataaattatttgatatttttagactttttctgACTATTTCAGTGATAGTTTTACTTCACATATATTctgaattttaaactaaatattctGAGGTCCAGAACTGATTTATTTCAACAAAGGTACCTTTACTACCCTCTTGATTCCATATTATCAATCAtattaatttcatgaatatagaTTAATAAAACACGCACTAGGTGCATTAGGTACGTGTTCAACACAAATTGTATCAAAGTATCCAAAGTAGAAATAAAGAACGTTCTTtaacttttcataataattaatcgAAAGTTGTACTCTTTGGAAAAATcatcttttaaaattgtttaagaatAAACAGTCAAGTGAGAAAATTTGAATCGACTAAAATCGATACGAGAAACAAATCGTGGgtgaaaatataattctttagaAGTCgacaagtaaaataattatataagtttttatttgtaaacgtaataaattaaattaaaatgaaaccaTATTTTAGAGCCAGGATTACTGAaagaattaagaaaattaattccaAATCCAAAGTCTAAATCAAACAAGTGGATTACTAAAAGAGAATCAACAAACATGAAGAATAATGCGAACGACGAATTATGTACAGCAGattatctaataaatattttgaatacaccaattaatttaaagacaaattttaaaaatattcaatcaaatacagttattcttgaaatatcaccaGATAATTCATTAGTCGATCTGTTAAAAGATGTTATTGATAAAAAGAATGTATTTATTGGATCATTGATGCAAAAGAACGATCAtgatttaattacattttttaatattattggaaagtatgttcataataaaataataataaataacataagtAAGCATATTTCATGCTAATATCGCATTTAATTTATAGCTTGTATACAAAAGGTTTTAATCCACAATTGGCAACATTGTACCCCGAAGTACAATTTCCTGTAAGCTGTGGTACTCCAATGATAGGACACACCGTAAAATGGGAACATTCAAGAAAATGGCCAGTACCAAAAGAAGGCTTTAGTTGGGTCGACACATCGTTGGAAAAAACGATTTTAATCGATGTGACTAAGCCAACATATGAATATCTTACAGGCCACGTAGTTGATGGTTTGTATACACTTACAGTTCgcagttttatcaaaatctaaGTTTTACCGTTtcaatatacaggatgttcggttgcaataactcaagttttagagatatttgaaaaaataaaaaagattcttaaactagaacaaatttgctaatttttcttatataattatGTGGGGTTTTCTTTCGCcaaggaaaaaaaactaaaaaaagtgcaGAAATTTTGCGGTTATTTGGCCCGAGGTTCTATTAAAACGACTTCCACTTTATTCGAAATTATTTccccaaaacattttttataaattttatttgattagccTATGAAGCttataataaatcaaacaaCACCTATTCAGAGCGTAGATTTTGAAAGGATCCAAGgatgaaattgttaaattaaattttttttaaaaaatccgtTATACATGTCGTAATACGTAATATACATGTTATACAGGTCGTAATCTTTTTCCGGCAACTGGTTACTTAGTTTTAATGTGGAACGCCTTATCAGAAATTGAAGGggaattattggaaaatattgcAGTGGAATTTGAAGATGTTAAATTTTTACGGGCtacaaatattccaaaaaaaaatacactaacATTTGGAATGATGATACAAAAGGGTAccggaaattttgaaattttagaaagtgATTCAGTTGTCGTCACTGGTCGACTCAAGCGTTTACCTCATAATTCCAAAGAATTACTAAAGCTGCCCGAAGTAAAACCAATTGTCAATGATACTGATAAGTTACCGTTAAACTCACGTGATATTTACAAAGAGTTGCGCTTACGTGGCTACAATTATCAAAATGAGTTCAAGGGCATTATATCTACGGATAATAGTGGCTTTGTTGGACAAATTCAATGGAAACCAAACATGTGGACTGCATTTATGGATAATATGCTACAACTGCAAATATTACAAGAAGATGCCAGATATTTATATGTACCCACAAGTATAcgaaaattaacaatatatcCGCATGAACATTTCCAACATATCCAAGAACACGAAGATGGTAGACAGTCAATAACCGTCACAAATTACAAAGAATATAAAGTACTACAAGGTGGAGGTATCCAAATTGAGGGTTTAATGGCAACATCAATAAATCGTCGTAAACCTTTGGCTGAATCTGTTTTAGAAAAACAAGAATTTGTTccattaataaattgtatttcccAAAAATATACGGTAGGtatcaatttgatatttattaaataatagggttgattcaaaagaaaatcgaaGAACAGATTTATTTCTACAAGGGCAGTGATCTTGGAGATCTAATGCCAGAGCCTCTTTAATACCTAAGTAGGACAGGCTCGGCACAAAGCCAAGGGtctcttaaatattcaaaaattattttgttgtagcgtttaattttttgtaaagttacaattaaccaaaaaaatgaatctCATTATGCGTCCTCTAAGAGTTTTAAAGGCATAGTTCAgataatactaattttaatattcagatTTGAGGGCTTTCATaaacgatttatttttatattattttttaggttgtTGATGCTATGcgaatatttttccaaatcgGCTTAGAGAATAACCCAAGTGTTAAAGTAAAAGTCGTTGAGGTTGATAATGAAGTCAACGATATATTGGCACCAGTAATTTTTGAAGTCCTAAGCGACCTACCATTAATTCAACCTGATATAACAGTTCTTTCAAGTCGATCTTTTCAATTGCCAAATAATTGTCAAGTCTCTAACAAACCATTAGAAACTGAATCCAAAGCTGATTATATTGTGACATATGATTTACTAAACAATCCaaatgtaagtattaaatttaatattttaaaaaagttgatcGGTCATGGGGTCTGTCAgtggaagtgaaaacttaaaactttagaataactgtgtttctttttaaatttttcaattaattatagcACGCATGactaaaatgtttaaacaaacgCAATCTTTGAACAggaatcagaagttaccaaagatcagaatcacttagctaataattaattgtacagctttacttattataacattacatttttttaaacaaatattattgttatttgttgcAGAAATTGTCAGTCATTGGTactgtttcaaaaaataaagatagtTTTGTAATCTCACGGGAAAATCCGAAAACAAAAACTTGTAGTATACCTGATTACGATCTATTATGCGAACTATTCACTGAAAATGATAAactattaatgctacgaaaaaaacagaaattaaatattaacaaatctacagaaataataaaaattacaaatgaccTTGAATTCCCTTGGATGGAAAAATTACAGCAAttaatgaaaagtaaaataccaacaattttatattcacaaaatGAACCAATCAGTGGATTAATTGGATTGATAAACTGTTTACGAAAAGAGTACATAAGTAATTCAATTCAAGCTGTGTTCATAAATGATAAGAATGCACCAGGATTCGATATCAACgatccattttataaaaaacaattagaaCTTGGTTTGGCTGTAAATGTATACAAGAATGGTGTTTGGGGTGGATATCGTCATTTGAAATTGttagaaacaaaaacaataactgACACAGCTTATATTAATTGCGTAACTCGAGGAGATTTATCGAGTATGACCTGGATAGAACTGCCACTGTCCTCAAAACCTAgaagaattattgaaatttgttattCGGCAATGAATTTTCGCGATGTTATGCTAGCGACAGGAAAATTAAGCAGTGATTTTATGGATAAAGGTAAAACTGACCCTGATTGTGTGTTGCCATTAGACTGTGTTCAAGGCTTAGAATTTTCTGGAGTTGGTCCAGATGGAAAACGGTATATGGGTTTAGTAACGCGCGCTGGACAAGCAACAAGAGTTGAATATGATGAAAACTTGACGTGGCCAGTACCAGATAATTGGAGTTTAGAAGATGCCGCAACAGTTCCTGTTGTTTATTCGACTGTATACGGATCGCTAATTAAATATGGAATGTCTAAGGGTCACTCAGTCCTTATTCATTCTGGAACGGGGGGTGTTGGTTTAGCTGCTATTCATGTTGCGTTACATTATGGTTGCGAAGTATTCACAACCGTTGGAACGCAAGAGAAACgggaattcataaaaaaaatgtttccacaaattaaaggtaatttccagcgaaaattaaaaaatttttgattctaattttaaaaataaaaactgattatAGAGAGTCATATTGGCAATTCACGTGACACTTCATTTGAACAAATGGTTATGAGTGAAACAAAAGGTCGTGGTGTGGACTTTGTGTTGAATTCACTGGCTGAAGAAAAGCTACTAGCATCTGTTCGGTGTCTAGCTGAACAtggaaaatttatggaaattggtaaatttgatttatccaaaaataataaacttggaATGGAAGTATTTATGCGTGGGGCTTCGTTTCATGGAATCATGTTGGATAATACGTTGGAGGCATCAGCCGAGGAGAAGGAAGTAATTCGTTCAATGATATCGAAAGGCATTCAAGACGGAGCCATTAAGCCTTTGCCTAGGACTGTGtttgacattgaaaatttagaagCACCTTTTAGATACCTCAGTGCTGGTAAACACATTGGTAAAGTATTGATCAAAATTCGTGATAATGAGGCACAGAAAACCGTTTTGGTGCCTGCAATTCCAaggtatgtaatatatttttttctgatatatcagcGAATTAACTAActcaatacaaattatttatttattagattatACGTAAAGCATAATAAATCGATTGTGATCATTGGCGGTCTTGGTGGATTTGGATTGGAATTAGCTAATTGGTTGATTCAGAGAGGTTGTAGAAATTTAATACTTTCGTCAAGACAGGGTTTAAGAAAGGGATACCAATCAATTCGAATACAGTAAGTTATAGTTCTCAAAATTATACAGTTTAATTTAGTCGTTCTTACGTGAGCGGAAAAAACGTTGGACAAAAACCAAGCATTCTGGCAACcagattttttagtttaaaatgtaaattttgttgtCCCCTaccacataaaaaaatttgtccttaGAAACCTTTATAATGGCTTCATCAATTTActcaaatgaatttttagaaaatggcgCTCTGCTGGTATTAACGTACAAGTTTCTACTGCAAACATTTCAACAAAAGAAGGGTGCATAGAAATTTTGCAATTTGCAAACAAGTTTGGTCCGGTTGATGGTATTTACAACTTAGCCGTAATATTACGGGATGCGTTGTTTGAAAATCaaagtattgaaaatttccaaacatCTTTTGGTGGAAAAGTATTGGGCACAAAATATTTAGATGAAGTGAGTCGTACACTTTGTCCAGAGCTGCGACATTTTGTTGTATTCTCAAGTGTATCCTGTGGGCGTGGCAATGCGGGTCAAACTAATTATGGAATGGCAAATTCAGTAATGGAACGTATATGTGAAGAGCGTCATGCCAGTGGATATCCAGCTCTTGCTGTACAATGGGGTGCTATTGGTGAAGTAGGGCTTGTTGCCGATATGCAAGATAATGATACAATATTAGAAATTGGTGGAACGCTTCAACAAAGCTTAAACAGCTGTTTCAATGCCATggatattttcttgaaacaatcATCACCTGTTGTTGCAAGTATGGTGGTTGCTGAGAAAAAGTATGGATTCAACGCCGGCGGAAGTATTTTAGATTCTGTTGTATCTATTATGGGGATAAAAGATTATACAAAATTGAGTAAACATGCGAAACTTTCGGAGATTGGTATGGATTCAATGATGGCAGttgaaattaaacaaacattagAAAGAGAATTTGAGCTTTTCTTAACACCACAAGATATACGAAATTTaactttctcaaaattaatcGAATTGCAAAATCAACTGGTTGATAATAGTGAATTAAGTGATACAATGAAAGAAAACTCGATGTCCCCcgagaatatatttaaaatgcttATTCGTACGTTGGGTGATGAAAACGAACATATAGAACCGATGGTAGAATTGCCATcaatcaaaaataaagaaaaatcaatgCCACTATTCTTCATTCCTGGCATTGAAGGGAATTGTCTAGTATTTGAAGTACTATGTTCAAGATTGAATTATCAATGTTATGGTTTGCAGACTTCGTTTGAGGATACCACTGATAACATTAGTGATCTATCACAAAAAATGGTCTCAGTAAGTACatgtataaattgaattttttactcaACCGATTAAAACATGAAAACCGTAAAAGTGAAAAGCGATTCTTTATCGTATACCTGCTGAATGTTTAACAAtcacttaataaattttattattttaatttcctatTAATGAACCATTTCTCTAAATTAGTGCAacattattccaaaatttcttagcggtacaaacttgggacttaatttAAAACACCTTgatttatacagggtgtataCAGGGTAAACGAAGTTCCTAACGAACCTGTacagaaacaaatgtaaacgttaaataaatacatatagatAACCTGTTCAATCTATAATGTCAAGTAGGAAGGGTTCCAAGGCGTACATAATTATAGTATAtgaattttgccatttttgtactatatagatccaaaactagttatgggtacatatgcataactagttttggatgtaaatagtacaaaaattcaaaatttgtgtactataatcaataaaaataacacacacacaaagttTAATATCTTATTTTGTTACGTGACGGTTTTTACCAGTTTGCTCACCATGGCAAACCAcgttaaggaacttcgttccaaaaacgaaccgaaattatttattaaggtaaTTATGTTACATTCATATTAGTCCGTTTAATTCTAGCTAATTAAATCCAAATTAGCGAAAAATGAAGAGTATGGTATTGTTGGCTACTCATATGGTTCATTATTGGCAACAGAAATTATTTCACAATTAGAAAAATTAGGGCATAAAGgtcgttgtttatttattgatggatcgccaacatttttgaaaaagatcGTTCGTATGCAGCTTTCAATGTCAATGTCAGAAGAAATATCAACCAATACTGTCGAATCAAGATTAATAGCATTGATATTATCGTGGTTCCTTTCAGAAAATGTGTCAAATATTTTGGTGAGTTTGGCATAGTACTTTTAGTTTGTGTGTTAGTTACTATTAAGTTCGTACGGGTAAAAAAAGTTAGCGAGCCTTACAGTAGTCGTATTGTATAATgtgtttagttaaatttttttttaaatattttgttgatattCTTGATTAGTAGTTaacaaacacttttttttagaatgaaCTGGAAAGTCTGCCTGATTTGAAATCACGAGTGGACCTATTATTATCCAAAAAACCGGAAGATGTATCTTTATATTCTGAGCAATATATTCGTACAATTTGTAATGGTTTATTGGCacgatttaattcaattttaaattacaacatATCCGAAGAAATTAAGTTAAATGTTCCGATTGCGCTAGTTCGACCTACTATTCAAGTGATTAGTGAATCGTCTGAAGATTATGATTTATCGACCTTAGTGGATAAAGAATCATCGGAGATTCCTGTAACTATACTAGAAGGGGATCATTACACTGTTttagaaaatgtattattacCAAATTTAGTAAATGAATTCTTTTCGTAAGAGTAGAATTAGCACTGCGTTGTCTTACTtcgaataatttagaaaaaaaagcatAGCATAATATAAAACACTGTACATAACATGTCATAAAATGGGATAGGGAAAATGAAAGGAAGGGGAAAGTATTCATGACTAACTTAAAGAAAGGGAGAAGTATGCAGCTATAGCTAGCTTAAGGTTTTTTCGCAATTATTCCATAAAATGATTgctaaaattactttaattattcaattctaatactttgaaataaaaacatataaaatattttgatgtattgtttttgttgtttcatTTTTGGTTTCATCTTGCATCCTGTActgtatgtattaaaaattaaaaatataaatcgtaTAAATTccaaatagggaatattcatgaatatctttttaattacttaaaattaattaataaaagtactaattcagtgagggcatttaaaaatttctaaaacggaaattcaaatttttatacggacgtgacatcatagtacgggcttatcaaatttgttgacatactgtatgatattaattacttacattttatatggtatttcattaaaatatgttattctacggctttttattagaaaacttaataataacgagtgtaaattctgtgttgtaaattcatttttttaaagtgtaaattatacattgaactctcaaaaattgacagatcacgtacttatacgtcatcaacagagaccgccaaaaaattgcgtttaaatatctcaaaattataatgtattttaaatatttttttacacttaaatacagcatttttaagcagtatttatatttgttacttTGTTATAAAGGTGTAAaccatgaattaaaaaaataaaaaaaatacatgaatattccctattataaaTACGTCacgcttttaaaatttattgtttagcCCAATAAATATGCGATATCTGACGATTTTTAACAGTCGagaatttgcattgtattttaCCATATATCTGTCCAAATACCTTTTTCCTTTGTTGACAAAAGTCGAAACTATTTTCTCAGACCTACCTCTTGGATTAATTGGCTCCTAGAATACACACAAGTGATAGAGGTTTTGCagcatttcattttatttacacaaaatttattttacacaaaagaCAATATTAATCTTTAATTCAACAATGTTTTAACGTAGCAGCAGCAATCATTGCAGTTAATCGTTCTAAATGTAGATCACTAggagatgaaattttataaatgcgccttccatttttatcaaaacgTGAGTGAATTTCACTGGTAATTTGTATTAAATCTCCTAGTCCTATGTTCGGATGAAATTGTGCGTTACGAGGATTAAGTTCTTCAATATTGAAATGTTTCAATTTATCGACAGCTTGttgaaatatttgcaaaatagaactaaaaaaattatttgaaaagttaagatcattgataaaatttgtattaatattgctaaaaactatgtttttagattcatttcacagaaatatgaaaaaaaaaaaccataaacatTAATTCAGATTTGAACAAGatagaaagaaatgaaaaaataacacaaagaTACTCGAACCCGGGTCCTCTAGATATCTTGATCTATGTAAGTgactcaaattatatttaaaaacattctgtCCTtactatatttatatgtttgagAATACAGAACACACAAACGTTTCACACTGCTATGTAAGtgatacaaattacatattcaTAGCATTAACTAGGTCACACATTAGACCATAGGGCTCGTTGTGATACCAAAAGTGGGTCGGCTCATCCCCGTTCACTATTCCAAGATCCATTTCGAGCtatttaagaacagcaagagtttttttttgacgtcaacggacttcagaTCGAATAGATCGTCAAAGAAAGACTGATTCATACTTTTTGAATGTCCGATATAGCGATTAAACAATAGTCTATGTTTGACCGTCTATCTAGACTTAGGTTgcaggttcgaatccaggcaggggcagtgtgaacaattatgatcacattgtcgtcgcttggataatgatgtgggtggcctctgttataggcgtatatgtcagacaaacggaaattaaaccattatttttttttttaagtctatgTTCGAATAAGAATTTTTAGTGAAAAGTATAATGTgacattttttgcaatattaatgTTATAGCGGGTAAACTTTTTACCTACCTGAACACATGATCCGGTGTGATTGTATGTTGGaagttatttatgaaataacaatttgATATCAAATGATCTTTTTGCACAGCAGGCCCAAAGTTGGCACTTTCTACACggaaatgagaaaaaata
This region includes:
- the LOC123295040 gene encoding fatty acid synthase-like, which encodes MGITLMQIPKFAATMHKLNKYLDPLCVDIVKIITDTNPKVFDNPLYAILGTTAIQIGLVDVLNAIGIKADHMIGYSTGEFACAYSDNCLTAEQTILAAYYRGLTLFDSKMIGKSMAVTDLNSNELLNDYTTETNSDEHINKRNSMGISGLVEPGLLKELRKLIPNPKSKSNKWITKRESTNMKNNANDELFILEISPDNSLVDLLKDVIDKKNVFIGSLILYTKGFNPQLATLYPEVQFPVSCGTPMIGHTVKWEHSRKWPVPKEGFSWVDTSLEKTILIDVTKPTYEYLTGHVVDGRNLFPATGYLVLMWNALSEIEGELLENIAVEFEDVKFLRATNIPKKNTLTFGMMIQKGTGNFEILESDSVVVTGRLKRLPHNSKELLKLPEVKPIVNDTDKLPLNSRDIYKELRLRGYNYQNEFKGIISTDNSGFVGQIQWKPNMWTAFMDNMLQLQILQEDARYLYVPTSIRKLTIYPHEHFQHIQEHEDGRQSITVTNYKEYKVLQGGGIQIEGLMATSINRRKPLAESVLEKQEFVPLINCISQKYTVVDAMRIFFQIGLENNPSVKVKVVEVDNEVNDILAPVIFEVLSDLPLIQPDITVLSSRSFQLPNNCQVSNKPLETESKADYIVTYDLLNNPNKLSVIGTVSKNKDSFYT
- the LOC123295042 gene encoding fatty acid synthase-like, whose product is MEKLQQLMKSKIPTILYSQNEPISGLIGLINCLRKEYISNSIQAVFINDKNAPGFDINDPFYKKQLELGLAVNVYKNGVWGGYRHLKLLETKTITDTAYINCVTRGDLSSMTWIELPLSSKPRRIIEICYSAMNFRDVMLATGKLSSDFMDKGKTDPDCVLPLDCVQGLEFSGVGPDGKRYMGLVTRAGQATRVEYDENLTWPVPDNWSLEDAATVPVVYSTVYGSLIKYGMSKGHSVLIHSGTGGVGLAAIHVALHYGCEVFTTVGTQEKREFIKKMFPQIKESHIGNSRDTSFEQMVMSETKGRGVDFVLNSLAEEKLLASVRCLAEHGKFMEIGKFDLSKNNKLGMEVFMRGASFHGIMLDNTLEASAEEKEVIRSMISKGIQDGAIKPLPRTVFDIENLEAPFRYLSAGKHIGKVLIKIRDNEAQKTVLVPAIPRLYVKHNKSIVIIGGLGGFGLELANWLIQRGCRNLILSSRQGLRKGYQSIRIQKWRSAGINVQVSTANISTKEGCIEILQFANKFGPVDGIYNLAVILRDALFENQSIENFQTSFGGKVLGTKYLDEVSRTLCPELRHFVVFSSVSCGRGNAGQTNYGMANSVMERICEERHASGYPALAVQWGAIGEVGLVADMQDNDTILEIGGTLQQSLNSCFNAMDIFLKQSSPVVASMVVAEKKYGFNAGGSILDSVVSIMGIKDYTKLSKHAKLSEIGMDSMMAVEIKQTLEREFELFLTPQDIRNLTFSKLIELQNQLVDNSELSDTMKENSMSPENIFKMLIRTLGDENEHIEPMVELPSIKNKEKSMPLFFIPGIEGNCLVFEVLCSRLNYQCYGLQTSFEDTTDNISDLSQKMVSLIKSKLAKNEEYGIVGYSYGSLLATEIISQLEKLGHKGRCLFIDGSPTFLKKIVRMQLSMSMSEEISTNTVESRLIALILSWFLSENVSNILNELESLPDLKSRVDLLLSKKPEDVSLYSEQYIRTICNGLLARFNSILNYNISEEIKLNVPIALVRPTIQVISESSEDYDLSTLVDKESSEIPVTILEGDHYTVLENVLLPNLVNEFFS